In Belonocnema kinseyi isolate 2016_QV_RU_SX_M_011 chromosome 4, B_treatae_v1, whole genome shotgun sequence, a single window of DNA contains:
- the LOC117172115 gene encoding uncharacterized protein LOC117172115 isoform X3 has protein sequence MSSDGERIPKPSKRRRLLLSDSESSDESIINTHSRRRVSRVVSDAESSDEDSDIPRPVSKRKNHRLLSENESSYGSSESDASGSNFIESDSSSDWQSDWESVDEDEECGATTACHKSAEKGKKSRKHSEQIQSASTSAVGFESDASDGQSEKCPICLLSFRNQEIATPSSCEHSFCLECIEEWSKNVNNCPVDRKNFTVIHVRSKLGGKIIRHVPVETKQTLEEIIQEDPTYCEICHECDREDRMLLCDGCDLGYHLECLNPPMVEVPMDEWFCPDCAQNSQNDAEAVDIDLDELPDLMEEARSLGLSYGRSRSGLPQNTASPRIIPRTRQTERVRANIRAGRDLNRSRVTRERETRETRRFDPDQPSTSSGIESIGENSRSRSPDVNAPSTSSGRTTTTRRVTTKRKSGRATTKRKSKKRTAKPRKSTILREVRITEINNDGEEEEIVTYVKVAATSTRRKKKYRRRKKRKSKRARTVSSVANASKTAKRRLAAALKINKPTRGVPLLVPTMKNVHPIPERSQLTNARYSAGISQVSLFGRNLGLDYSPPGSDDEFDSTVGHGPAIVARSRGPISTARRRMALKGIANPTPRIEQTSSANLLDSIISSQELWHSKKSSEVTLRANGTLVMANNDAENNHNINNNESPIKKKPDSDTRNQLPSNDHPLDLTNVNPNDITQAPMYNSSRGGGNRGNFRGGYRDNNRQSHGGQGYSGRDSYSGGGGGRRSFGGSGSRDRDFGQPANYSTNFEHRAPGVFGTPPLRNRNPQQFRNERNRYSLPERPHFREGIDRPPFPFPENFQRGPPPGIPPLIPPGPMGMPFMGPDIQPVNLEEFSGGMSGPQSLGNFESQGTYESQSSEPSMSKPDEECDIYGDMEGPNKHSEGESQNESMNNSSTLLPPPEPPSGLLDFDENSRSEKDNDSDQELVIDDAPKDDSARAGKNDDKYDPFNAEESDSNDSSPRKGNADKEPSPIDLPPLEPPPSLENFSGLNILNNDDDFQEPIKSTIRLTAYDDDDDEDSQADCPNFSIYSSETMDVARNSEQELSSQIGPLEPPPLPPDIPDMPEDDDVIVGDVQTCDLSDIPEPSTPYVEALQKERQAINNFPSKKISANDSRGKITFKINKFKLNSKFGSLYDEMDKEIENSIEQEKELEESREMVEQENIEAEKKNDSNDVSDIEDIPEPKKSKKRKRKKDKKKARRNSEDSDVDLGESTKDVEREGEQPELPMDELPTQKLQREDSQLEDFDNSQLPIKVLDISELQTQKLDSAIDPNEFDIAELATQKLDSLDSNAQNLDISDLPTQRLDIELDSSEPLTEKIDESELPIQKLDDLGLPTQKIDESELPEKKMDESELPIQKLDDSELPTQKIDESELDTQQMDSSELPTQKLDASVSQKNESDISELQTQRLYSPGAGVPTLYSPDVAIPTLYSPEPDKTEDDGVKTPDVVREWGSKKNEEEEATISVENEVATPGDEPEEGIGEKENLDPTTRADRSPETVISIADTTQSSQNDDCEIVEARADEDVDSNSYTGKDKRLKIQTGEDHSEIFTQERVDGEEDFPLEKEGHTSQREVPSQETWDSDGGYTPCKDELPLKERRKRTVSPFDESGLEPITPPKDKNDDLDRCRTPAAYAGLGTEAISETDEAMNFEDELTLLSLRKEKEMEEGEILEDGRLVRRAKSKDKDDESKKKKKKDKKDKTKESEKNKENISSENLVSWKKVSKSNKDRNYREKDRRSRSREKEKDKDKKKKKEALKKKEKRKELPRYDVRKIVAEKPRPRKDEYGRDIREMSRSLTRSKSRSRSVSKPRRSVSKARRSRSYSRVRSRTRSRSKRRSWSRDILRDRVSRGRTYSRGRSLSPRRRKSPRRRSLSKKRRSRSLSRRRRSISARRRKRSHSRKRRSRSRTRSRDRRKEKKKHKSRSRSRNRKRSRSKSAKRAASRSREKKHVKRKQVSRSRSMERSLSQERGERERNRNWEMAEKVISREQHFRERDDRESWSAQWTPSLSASRSKTPERNELPPRGWSPVHVIDNVTVPPKNLTVILTNKEAIKKKKKEKKKERRKSKEEEKRKKTKRNRTPPPSKEVFASGDNILVSVCFNKENESNQMQLPELPETIPLMPPTKRRRREPLQLEPPKKTKKDKAKEKRAKSPKAKKDKKKKSKAAEIAATKKPVAVIDLDQSPFREQTPSPRDVIVLSDDDEKLAQNLIAIEPRQSSQTTPPRDQFVSQGPKTPPEPQVKFSINNKTNLRPSMMNPLLEEEEEEEIDERVEEELEMRAQEELELRLKIGPNTPPEPPSSPPTSPDAYDPFDPTKSRSPTPVQSQEATPLSDERNQRSSPRKHDTADTPLTSNDNQQQEQQSSEKLTDKPKIISMVTLKRPSPKRDISPENDSLGDVAIVSESPTKSQQNQQNAQSTATPFPTINPVLATVAAAVQRNMFNANAPATAQRNLLQTNRISPPSYQIKQRPLERPQLPNLFANSIKTMPLRTSKPAAKSNALSQNGNETEMMNDVIDMSSPYSPGSTLSDGLFEPPSPYNSPPPVFSKSKGNKDSKKDAFDTLFGSSPATNRISTKVKVKKDKRKKRVYPLSSATNPKVGVRMDENQLQILDDLPSSAVEMQVKDKFLKKLNRQERVVEEVKLVLKPHYTKKHVTKEEYKDIMRKAVPKICHNRSGEINPKKIGALIEAYVKKCRSNKKKTTTSSKVMKPMKNLWS, from the exons ATGTCAAGTGATGGTGAACGGATACCAAAGCCATCTAAGCGGCGAAGATTATTGTTATCTGATAGCGAAAGCAGCGATGAATCCATCATTAACACACACTCCAGGAGAAGAGTTTCC cgaGTTGTCAGCGATGCGGAAAGTAGTGATGAGGACAGCGATATTCCAAGGCCAGTAAGCAAACGTAAAAATCAT AGATTGCTCAGCGAAAATGAATCAAGTTACGGAAGCAGTGAATCTGACGCTAGTGGCTCAAATTTCA tCGAAAGCGACTCCAGCTCAGATTGGCAGTCAGACTGGGAAAGTGTGGATGAAGATGAAGAATGTGGTGCGACTACCGCTTGTCATAAGTCAGCCGAAAAGGGCAAAAAGTCAAGGAAACATAGTGAACAAATCCAATCAGCTTCAACATCAGCAGTTGGATTCGAGTCTGATGCCAGCGATGGGCAATCTGAGAAATGTCCAATTTGCTTACTCTCGTTTAGGAACCAGGAAATTGCTACTCCGTCGTCCTGTGAACATTCCTTCTGTCTTGAATGCATAGAGGAATGGAGCAAAAATGTCAACAACTGTCCAGTAGATCGCAAAAACTTTACTGTGATTCATGTCAGATCGAAATTAGGTGGCAAG aTTATTAGACACGTACCTGTCGAGACCAAGCAGACGCTAGAAGAAATTATTCAAGAAGATCCAACCTATTGCGAGATCTGTCATGAATGTGATAGAGAAGATAGGATGCTTTTGTGCGATGGTTGTGACTTAGGATACCATCTTGAATGTCTGAACCCTCCGATGGTAGAAGTTCCTATGGATGAGTGGTTCTGTCCAGATTGCGCACAAAATAGCCAGAATGATGCTGAAGCT GTTGACATCGATCTCGATGAACTTCCGGATCTCATGGAGGAAGCCCGGAGCCTCGGTCTCTCATATGGTCGCTCACGGTCCGGCCTACCTCAGAACACGGCCAGTCCGCGCATCATTCCGCGTACACGTCAAACTGAACGTGTCCGGGCCAACATTCGCGCCGGTCGTGATTTGAATCGTTCTCGCGTGACCCGCGAACGCGAAACTCGTGAAACTCGACGCTTCGATCCGGATCAGCCGTCGACGTCGTCCGGGATAGAGTCGATTGGTGAGAACAGTCGCAGCCGTTCTCCGGATGTCAACGCGCCCTCCACCTCGAGCGGGAGAACCACAACGACTCGTCGCGTTACCACTAAACGAAAATCGGGTCGCGCTACCACTAAACGGAAATCGAAAAAACGAACTGCAAAGCCCCGGAAAAGTACTATACTCCGCGAAGTGCGCATTACTGAGATCAACAACGACGGTGAAGAGGAAGAGATCGTCACATACGTCAAAGTTGCTGCGACCTCGACCCGCAGGAAGAAGAAGTATAGGAGGCGCAAG aagCGAAAAAGTAAGCGGGCACGTACAGTTTCGTCGGTAGCGAATGCAAGTAAAACGGCAAAGCGGAGATTAGCCGCcgctttgaaaattaataaaccgaCTCGGGGAGTTCCATTACTCGTACCAACAATGAAGAATGTACACCCGATTCCTGAGCGCAGCCAGCTTACCAATGCCAGATACAGTGCCGGAATTTCACAAGTCAGCTTATTTGGACGCAACCTCGGCTTAGACTACAGTCCACCTGG GTCGGACGATGAATTCGATAGCACAGTTGGCCATGGTCCAGCAATTGTCGCACGTTCAAGGGGGCCAATTTCTACAGCCAGACGTCGAATGGCACTCAAAGGAATTGCTAATCCTACACCCAGGATCGAACAAACGAGCAGCGCTAATCTGCTTGATAGTATTATAAGCAGCCAGGAATTGTGGCATTCCAAGAAGAGCAGCGAGGTGACTCTTAGAGCCAATGGTACTTTGGTGATGGCTAATAACGATGCTGAAAATAACCACAATATAAACAATAACGAAAGTCCAATTAAGAAAAAGCCGGATTCGGATACTCGAAACCAACTTCCGAGTAACGATCATCCCCTAGACCTTACGAATGTCAACCCAAACGACATAACCCAAGCACCAATGTATAACAGTTCACGAGGTGGAGGTAACAGAGGAAATTTTCGAGGCGGTTACAGGGACAATAATCGCCAAAGTCATGGAGGTCAAGGTTACAGTGGTAGAGATTCTTATTCAGGTGGAGGTGGTGGCAGACGTAGCTTTGGTGGATCTGGTTCAAGGGACAGAGATTTCGGTCAACCTGCTAATTACTCCACGAATTTTGAGCACCGTGCTCCAGGTGTTTTTGGCACTCCCCCTTTAAGAAATCGTAATCCTCAACAATTTCGCAACGAGAGAAATCGATATTCCCTGCCTGAACGACCGCACTTTCGTGAAGGAATCGATAGGCCACCCTTTCCATTTCCGGAAAATTTTCAGAGAGGACCTCCACCCGGGATACCGCCCTTGATACCGCCTGGTCCCATGGGAATGCCGTTCATGGGCCCGGATATTCAACCTGTCAATCTAGAGGAATTTTCAGGAGGCATGTCTGGTCCACAATCACTGGGCAATTTCGAATCCCAAGGAACTTATGAGTCACAATCGAGTGAGCCTTCTATGAGTAAACCAGATGAGGAATGCGATATTTATGGTGACATGGAGGGTCCGAACAAGCATTCAGAGGGCGAGAGTCAGAATGAAAGTATGAATAATTCTAGCACTCTTCTTCCTCCTCCCGAACCTCCGTCGGGTTTGCTGGATTTTGATGAGAATTCTAGGAGTGAAAAGGACAACGACAGTGATCAGGAATTGGTTATCGACGATGCTCCAAAGGATGATTCAGCTAGGGCAGGAAAGAATGACGACAAATATGATCCCTTCAATGCAGAGGAGAGTGACAGTAACGATAGTTCTCCACGCAAAGGGAATGCTGATAAAGAACCATCTCCAATAGATCTGCCGCCGCTAGAGCCACCACCATCGCTTGAGAATTTCTCTGGATTAAATATTCTGAATAACGATGACGATTTCCAGGAACCTATCAAGTCAACAATTCGATTAACTGCCTACGATGACGACGATGATGAAGATTCGCAGGCAGATTGTCCAAACTTCTCTATTTATTCTTCAGAGACCATGGACGTCGCTCGTAATTCTGAGCAAGAGTTGTCTTCGCAGATTGGACCTCTCGAACCTCCTCCTCTACCTCCGGATATCCCTGACATGCCTGAAGACGATGACGTTATTGTTGGTGATGTGCAGACTTGTGACTTGTCAGATATTCCTGAACCTTCGACTCCGTACGTTGAGGCTCTTCAGAAAGAAAGACAAGCTATAAACAATTTTCCCTCGAAGAAGATATCCGCGAATGATTCCAGGGGAAAGATTACATTTAAGATTAATAAGTTTAAATTGAATAGCAAGTTTGGTAGCTTATATGATGAGATGGATAAGGAGATTGAGAATTCTATCGAACAAGAGAAGGAACTTGAAGAAAGTAGGGAGATGGTGGAACAGGAGAATATTGAAGCAGAGAAGAAAAATGATTCTAATGATGTCTCGGATATAGAAGATATTCCTGAACCCAAGAAGagtaagaaaagaaaaagaaagaaagacaAAAAGAAGGCTAGGAGGAATTCAGAAGACAGTGATGTTGATTTAGGGGAAAGTACAAAAGACGTTGAGCGTGAGGGAGAACAGCCTGAGCTTCCCATGGATGAACTTCCTACTCAGAAACTTCAGAGAGAAGACTCTCAATTAGAGGACTTTGATAACTCGCAACTCCCGATTAAAGTATTGGATATTTCAGAACTGCAGACACAGAAACTTGATTCTGCAATTGATCCAAACGAATTTGATATTGCAGAACTGGCGACTCAGAAACTCGATAGCTTAGACTCCAATGCTCAGAATCTTGATATATCGGATCTCCCAACTCAGAGGCTTGATATAGAACTTGACTCCTCGGAACCGCTGACGGAAAAAATAGATGAATCAGAACTCCCGATACAAAAATTAGATGATTTAGGGCTCCCGacacaaaaaatagatgaatcagAACTCCCGgaaaaaaaaatggatgaatcAGAACTCCCGATACAAAAATTAGATGATTCAGAGCTCCCGacacaaaaaatagatgaatcagAACTTGATACTCAGCAAATGGATAGTTCGGAACTCCCAACTCAAAAACTTGATGCTTCAGTGTCCCAGAAAAATGAATCCGATATTTCTGAACTTCAGACGCAGAGACTTTATAGTCCAGGGGCTGGAGTGCCAACACTTTATAGTCCTGATGTGGCAATACCAACGCTTTATAGTCCGGAGCCTGATAAGACAGAAGACGATGGGGTGAAAACACCAGATGTGGTACGAGAATGGGGTAGTAAAAAGAATGAAGAAGAAGAGGCTACAATTTCAGTGGAAAATGAAGTTGCAACGCCAGGGGATGAGCCAGAGGAAGGAATTGGAGAAAAGGAGAACTTGGATCCTACTACTCGAGCTGACAGAAGTCCAGAGACTGTCATTTCGATTGCAGACACGACGCAATCTTCTCAGAATGATGACTGTGAGATTGTCGAAGCTAGGGCCGATGAAGATGTTGATTCAAATAGTTATACTGGAAAggataaaagattgaaaatacaaACTGGAGAGGATCATAGTGAGATTTTCACACAAGAAAGAGTCGATGGGGAAGAAGATTTTCCACTGGAAAAAGAAGGCCACACTTCTCAGCGAGAAGTTCCTTCTCAAGAAACTTGGGACTCTGATGGTGGTTACACTCCTTGCAAGGATGAGCTACCCTTGAAGGAAAGAAGAAAGAGGACAGTTTCGCCGTTTGACGAAAGTGGTTTGGAACCAATCACTCCACCAAAGGACAAGAATGATGATTTAGATCGTTGCAGAACTCCAGCAGCTTATGCAGGACTAGGCACCGAAGCTATTTCTGAAACTGATGAGGCGATGAACTTTGAAGATGAGTTGACTTTGTTGtctttaaggaaagaaaaagaaatggaGGAGGGTGAGATACTAGAAGATGGCAGACTCGTTCGCAGGGCCAAGTCCAAGGACAAGGATGATGAGagcaagaagaaaaagaagaaggacAAGAAGGACAAGACTAAAGAATCAGAGAAGAATAAGGAAAATATTTCTTCTGAAAACTTAGTTTCCTGGAAGAAAGTTTCCAAGAGTAATAAGGACAGAAATTATAGAGAAAAGGATAGAAGATCGAGGTCAAGGGAGAAGGAGAAGGATAAAgacaagaagaaaaagaaggaggcgttgaagaaaaaggaaaagaggAAGGAATTGCCAAGATACGACGTCAGAAAAATTGTGGCTGAGAAACCGCGTCCGAGGAAAGATGAATATGGAAGAGATATTCGAGAAATGTCGCGTAGTTTAACGAGAAGCAAATCAAGAAGCAGAAGTGtttcgaaaccgcgtagaagtgtTTCAAAAGCTCGTAGAAGTCGATCGTATTCCAGGGTGAGGTCCAGGACGAGGTCTAGGTCGAAACGCAGATCTTGGTCTAGAGATATTCTAAGAGACAGAGTTTCGAGAGGAAGGACATATTCTAGGGGAAGATCCTTGTCGCCCAGGAGGCGCAAGTCTCCGAGGCGAAGGTCCCTTTCGAAGAAAAGAAGATCAAGGTCTCTGTCACGAAGAAGGAGGTCCATTTCAGCTCGGCGTAGGAAGAGGTCGCACTCCAGGAAGCGAAGGTCCAGAAGCCGGACTAGGTCTCGTGATAGAAGGAAGGAGAAGAAGAAGCACAAATCCAGAAGTCGATCCAGGAACCGAAAGAGGTCGCGCTCCAAGAGTGCGAAAAGGGCAGCCTCGAGATCCCGAGAGAAGAAACACGTCAAGAGGAAACAAGTGAGCAGATCAAGGTCTATGGAAAGGTCACTTTCGCAGGAGAGAGGAGAGAGGGAACGCAACAGGAATTGGGAGATGGCCGAAAAAGTTATCAGTCGAGAACAGCACTTCAGAGAGAGGGATGATCGAGAATCCTGGAGTGCACAGTGGACTCCGTCTCTTTCCGCATCTAGGTCCAAGACTCCAGAACGTAATGAACTTCCGCCACGAGGTTGGTCACCAGTTCACGTTATAGACAACGTGACAGTTCCACCCAAGAACTTGACGGTTATTCTAACAAACAAGGAagcaataaagaaaaagaaaaaggagaagaaaaaagaaCGAAGGAAGTCTAAGGAAGAAGAAAAGCGGAAAAAGACGAAGAGGAATAGAACTCCGCCACCGTCTAAAGAAGTCTTTGCGAGTGGTGACAATATTTTGGTGAGCGTTTGCTTCAACAAGGAAAACGAGTCTAACCAGATGCAGCTTCCCGAACTGCCGGAGACGATACCCTTGATGCCGCCGACAAAACGCAGACGCAGAGAGCCCCTACAACTGGAACCTCCGAAGAAGACGAAGAAGGATAAAGCCAAGGAGAAGAGGGCAAAGTCTCCAAAAGCGAAGAAggataaaaagaagaaatccAAAGCGGCCGAGATTGCTGCTACGAAGAAACCAGTTGCTGTTATCGATTTGGATCAATCGCCATTTAGAGAGCAGACACCCTCACCACGTGATGTCATTGTTTTAAGTGACGATGACGAAAAACTAGCTCAGAATTTGATAGCCATTGAGCCCCGCCAATCTTCCCAAACTACTCCTCCACGAGATCAATTTGTTTCCCAGGGTCCTAAAACTCCTCCTGAGCCGCAGGTCAAGTTTTcgattaataataaaacaaatttgagaCCTTCGATGATGAATCCTCTGTTGGAagaagaagaggaggaggagaTTGACGAAAGGGTTGAAGAAGAATTGGAAATGAGGGCGCAGGAAGAGCTAGAGTTGCGACTGAAGATCGGACCCAATACACCTCCTGAACCACCTTCTTCGCCACCCACTTCTCCTGATGCTTATGATCCATTTGATCCTACCAAGTCCCGATCACCAACTCCTGTTCAGAGTCAAGAAGCTACTCCTCTCAGTGATGAAAGGAATCAACGCTCTTCGCCTAGAAAACACGATACTGCTGATACACCTTTAACTTCCAATGATAATCAACAGCAGGAACAGCAGTCTTCTGAAAAGCTGACGGACAAACCGAAGATTATATCGATGGTGACTCTGAAAAGACCTTCTCCTAAGAGGGACATCTCTCCTGAGAATGATAGTCTGGGTGATGTGGCCATTGTTAGCGAGAGTCCGACTAAAAGTCAACAGAATCAACAAAATGCTCAATCAACCGCAACTCCATTTCCAACTATTAATCCTGTTCTGGCGACAGTCGCTGCTGCTGTACAGAGGAATATGTTTAATGCAAACGCTCCCGCAACTGCTCAGAGAAATCTTTTGCAG acaaatcgCATCTCTCCGCCAAGTTATCAAATAAAACAGCGGCCACTTGAAAGACCACAGTTACCAAACTTGTTTGCCAATTCGATAAAGACGATGCCACTTCGTACATCGAAACCTGCTGCAAAATCCAACGCTTTAAGTCAAAATGGTAACGAAACAGAGATGATGAACGACGTGATAGACATGTCCTCGCCCTACTCACCCGGTTCCACTCTCAGTGACGGACTGTTTGAACCTCCTAGTCCTTACAACAGTCCTCCCCCAGTATTTAGTAAATCTAAGGGCAATAAGGACAGTAAAAAGGACGCATTCGATACTCTCTTTGGATCGTCACCTGCTACCAACAGAATTTCTACGAAGGTCAAAGTCAAGAAGGACAAGAGAAAAAAACGTGTGTATCCTCTTTCGTCTG CTACGAATCCCAAAGTTGGCGTTCGTATGGATGAAAATCAGCTTCAAATTTTAGACGATCTCCCAAGTTCTGCTGTGGAAATGCAAGTAAAGGACAAG TTCTTGAAGAAGCTCAATCGGCAGGAAAGAGTTGTGGAAGAAGTCAAATTGGTTCTTAAACCACATTATACTAAAAAGCATGTTACGAAAGAGGAATACAAGGATATTATGCGCAAAGCGGTGCCGAAg ATTTGTCACAATCGTTCTGGTGAGATAAATCCGAAGAAGATAGGAGCACTTATCGAAGCTTATGTGAAGAAGTGTCGCAGTAACAAAAAGAAGACAACAACTTCCTCTAAAGTGATGAAACCTAT GAAGAACTTATGGAGTTGA